The sequence GCGATCGAGCCCGGCGAGCGCCACGCATTGATCGGGCCGAACGGCGCCGGCAAGTCGACGCTCTTCAATTTGATCGCCGGCGGCGCGCGTCCGAACGCCGGGCGCATCGATCTGTTCGGCGCGGAGATCACGCGTCTGGCGCCGGCCGCGATCACGCGCCGAGGTCTCGCGCGCAGCTTCCAGACCACCAGCGTGTTCGGCCGCCTCAGCGTGTTCGACAATCTGCGCTGTGCGGCCATGCTTGCCGAGCGCGACCGCACGCGCTGGTGGCAGCGTTTCAGCGGTTCGCGTACGGTCGATGCACGCGCCGAACAGGTGCTCGACGCCGTGGGGCTGAATGCGCGCAGGCATAGCCTTGCCGGCACACTCAGCTACGCCGAACAGCGCGCGCTCGACCTCGGCCTCGCGCTTGCGGGTGGCGCACAC comes from Burkholderia sp. GAS332 and encodes:
- a CDS encoding amino acid/amide ABC transporter ATP-binding protein 1, HAAT family, with the protein product MIPALALYGIKKRFGATQILRGVDLAIEPGERHALIGPNGAGKSTLFNLIAGGARPNAGRIDLFGAEITRLAPAAITRRGLARSFQTTSVFGRLSVFDNLRCAAMLAERDRTRWWQRFSGSRTVDARAEQVLDAVGLNARRHSLAGTLSYAEQRALDLGLALAGGAHTLLLDEPTAGMNRAEAARAIELIRATTAGRTLLMVEHDMDAVFAIADRISVLVQGRIIATGTPAAIRTDAAVRAAYLGDGFRT